In one window of Burkholderia sp. NRF60-BP8 DNA:
- a CDS encoding two-partner secretion domain-containing protein, which translates to MNKTYALVWNHAQGCWSAVGETARRRGKSGSGKLVAAAVSLLGLAALPAHALPIGQAVVAGHADIATSADGKTMSINQHSDKLITNWQDFGVAGGERVSFHQPGSSSIALNRVIGTRGSQIDGRIDANGKVFLVNPNGVMFGAGSQVNVGSLVASTQNLSDADFLAGNYRFAGTSAASVANAGHITAADGGSVALLGARVSNTGVIQAKMGHIALGAGNAFKVNFDGSDLLSVQVEGGAVDAQASNGGLLKADGGEVLMTARAAGNLLNAAVNNTGTIEARGLSSHGGRITLDGGTVLAGGTLDASAAAGNGGEVATRGTNVRIADDAKVDTRGANGRSGTWKIDTANARVADDANATIGAATLSRNLDTTHVALTGAAGDLSVEGPVNWSGDHTLSLASQRGGVKLQRALSAHGSRAGLEVNAAKRIDIAGPLALTGANAALALNSGNGHVLNDNATVTLSGANASFSANGQAYRVIHDVDQLRAVDTNLNGRYVLGNAIKGSGAFRSIGGDAAFTGTFDGLGNTISGLSVYNDGPFVGLFAGNFGTIANLTLDSVSARGTANYGIGPVMVGSLVGANIQGTLSNVHARNVVVTSGGSAANIAGGLVGTNLSGTIDRASVSGRVEGNRYTTALGGLVGENITSPDSRLGTATIARSRADASVSIQAAGTSPDNGQNGFGGLVGFNSGDIRDSSSHGAVSVATVGATVGGLVGRNTGTVGGSDADGRVIAGAASAAGALVGVNAGAIAASHAGGGVAGGARSTVGGLVGINTAVGTIDKSNATGTVAVAGNDATAGGLVGRNDGRVSGSSASGAVSVLGNSDAGGLIGRNTGTVESSHAQGTVSAGAGSNAGGLVGFNGGDIRDSSSSSVVSVASADAAVGGLVGRNQGRVLGSETSGRVTAGTASVAGALVGFNSGAIAASRASGDVVGGTRSTVGGLVGINAADGTIDKSNATGTVAVAGNDAAAGGLVGINVGRVDHGNASGKVSVLADSDAGGLIGRNVGTVASSHAQGAVSAGADSNAGGLVGNHARGSIVLSDASGSVNGGARAKVGGLVGINGGTIDRSSSSGTVSGGLNATLGGIVGMDFGTTQASSTTSRIAYTQGYGQRYGGLAGFAMTSMTGNTASGDAARVPLVGGQFVFF; encoded by the coding sequence ATGAACAAGACCTACGCATTGGTGTGGAACCACGCACAAGGGTGCTGGAGCGCGGTCGGGGAAACCGCGCGCCGCCGCGGCAAATCCGGCAGCGGCAAGCTCGTCGCGGCGGCCGTATCGCTGCTCGGCCTCGCCGCCCTGCCCGCCCACGCACTGCCCATCGGCCAGGCCGTCGTCGCCGGTCACGCCGACATCGCGACCTCCGCCGACGGCAAGACGATGTCCATCAACCAGCACTCCGACAAGCTCATCACCAACTGGCAGGACTTCGGCGTCGCCGGCGGCGAACGCGTGTCGTTCCACCAGCCCGGCAGTTCGTCGATCGCGCTGAACCGCGTGATCGGCACCCGCGGCAGCCAGATCGACGGCCGCATCGACGCCAACGGCAAGGTATTCCTCGTCAACCCGAACGGCGTGATGTTCGGCGCCGGCTCGCAGGTCAACGTCGGCAGCCTCGTCGCGTCCACGCAGAACCTGTCCGATGCCGACTTCCTCGCCGGCAACTATCGCTTCGCCGGCACATCGGCCGCGTCCGTCGCCAACGCCGGCCACATCACCGCCGCCGACGGCGGCAGCGTCGCGCTGCTCGGCGCGCGCGTGTCGAACACCGGCGTGATCCAGGCGAAGATGGGCCACATCGCGCTCGGCGCCGGCAACGCGTTCAAGGTCAACTTCGACGGCAGCGATCTGCTCAGCGTGCAGGTCGAAGGCGGCGCCGTCGACGCGCAGGCGAGCAACGGCGGGCTGCTGAAGGCCGATGGCGGCGAGGTGCTGATGACTGCGCGCGCTGCGGGCAATCTGCTGAACGCGGCAGTCAACAACACCGGCACCATCGAGGCGCGTGGACTGAGCAGCCACGGCGGGCGCATCACGCTCGACGGCGGCACCGTGCTAGCCGGCGGCACGCTGGACGCGAGCGCCGCGGCCGGCAACGGCGGCGAAGTTGCGACGCGCGGCACGAACGTGCGCATCGCCGACGATGCGAAGGTCGACACGCGCGGCGCGAACGGCCGCTCGGGCACGTGGAAGATCGACACGGCGAACGCACGCGTCGCCGACGACGCGAACGCGACGATCGGCGCGGCTACGCTGTCGCGCAATCTCGACACGACCCACGTTGCATTGACCGGCGCGGCAGGCGACCTGTCGGTCGAAGGCCCCGTGAACTGGAGCGGCGACCACACGCTGTCGCTCGCGTCGCAGCGCGGCGGCGTGAAGCTGCAACGCGCGTTGAGCGCGCACGGCAGCCGCGCCGGGCTGGAGGTCAACGCCGCGAAGCGTATCGACATCGCCGGTCCGCTCGCGCTGACCGGCGCAAACGCCGCCCTCGCGCTGAACTCGGGTAACGGACATGTGCTGAACGACAACGCAACCGTCACGCTGTCGGGCGCGAATGCGTCGTTCAGCGCGAACGGGCAGGCCTATCGCGTGATCCATGACGTCGATCAATTGCGCGCGGTCGATACGAACCTGAACGGCCGCTACGTGCTCGGCAATGCGATCAAGGGCAGCGGCGCGTTCCGCAGCATCGGCGGCGATGCGGCGTTCACCGGCACGTTCGACGGCCTCGGCAATACGATCTCCGGGCTGTCCGTCTACAACGACGGACCGTTCGTGGGCCTGTTCGCCGGAAACTTCGGCACGATCGCCAACCTGACGCTCGATTCGGTGTCGGCGCGCGGCACGGCGAACTACGGTATCGGGCCCGTGATGGTCGGCTCGCTGGTCGGCGCGAACATCCAGGGCACGCTGTCGAACGTGCATGCACGCAATGTCGTCGTGACGAGCGGCGGCTCGGCCGCCAACATCGCCGGCGGTCTCGTCGGCACGAACCTGAGCGGCACGATCGACCGCGCATCGGTGTCGGGCCGCGTCGAAGGCAACCGCTACACGACCGCGCTCGGCGGGCTCGTCGGCGAAAACATCACGTCGCCGGACAGCCGGCTCGGCACCGCGACGATCGCCCGCAGCCGTGCCGACGCGAGCGTCTCGATCCAGGCCGCCGGCACGTCGCCCGACAACGGACAAAACGGATTCGGCGGGCTCGTCGGCTTCAACAGCGGCGACATCCGCGATTCGTCGAGCCACGGCGCCGTGTCGGTCGCGACCGTGGGCGCAACCGTCGGCGGTCTCGTCGGGCGCAACACCGGCACGGTCGGCGGGTCCGATGCGGACGGCCGCGTCATCGCCGGCGCGGCCAGCGCCGCCGGTGCGCTGGTCGGCGTCAACGCGGGCGCCATCGCCGCATCGCACGCGGGCGGAGGCGTCGCAGGCGGTGCGCGCAGCACGGTGGGCGGCCTCGTCGGCATCAACACCGCCGTCGGCACGATCGACAAATCGAACGCCACGGGTACGGTCGCCGTCGCCGGCAACGATGCGACGGCGGGCGGGCTCGTCGGCCGCAACGACGGTCGCGTGTCGGGATCGAGCGCATCCGGCGCAGTATCGGTCCTCGGCAACAGCGACGCCGGCGGCCTGATCGGCCGCAACACCGGAACCGTCGAATCGTCGCATGCACAAGGCACTGTTTCCGCCGGCGCCGGCAGCAATGCGGGCGGGCTCGTCGGTTTCAACGGCGGCGACATCCGCGACTCGTCGAGCAGCAGCGTTGTATCGGTCGCGAGCGCCGACGCCGCCGTCGGCGGTCTCGTCGGACGCAATCAAGGCCGGGTTCTCGGATCCGAGACGTCCGGCCGTGTCACCGCCGGTACGGCCAGCGTGGCCGGTGCGCTGGTCGGCTTCAACTCGGGTGCCATCGCCGCATCGCGCGCGAGCGGCGACGTCGTAGGCGGCACGCGCAGCACGGTGGGCGGCCTCGTCGGCATTAACGCCGCCGACGGAACGATCGACAAGTCGAATGCCACGGGTACGGTCGCCGTCGCCGGCAACGACGCGGCTGCGGGCGGGCTCGTCGGCATCAACGTCGGCCGCGTCGACCACGGCAACGCGTCCGGCAAGGTATCGGTTCTCGCCGATAGCGACGCGGGCGGCCTGATCGGCCGCAACGTCGGAACGGTCGCCTCGTCACATGCGCAAGGCGCCGTTTCCGCCGGCGCCGACAGCAATGCGGGCGGGCTCGTCGGCAACCACGCGCGCGGCTCGATCGTGCTGTCCGACGCAAGCGGCAGCGTCAACGGCGGCGCACGCGCGAAGGTCGGCGGCCTGGTCGGCATCAACGGCGGCACGATCGACCGATCGTCGTCGTCAGGCACCGTGAGCGGCGGCCTGAATGCCACGCTCGGCGGCATCGTGGGAATGGACTTCGGAACGACGCAAGCATCGTCGACCACCAGCCGGATCGCCTACACGCAGGGCTACGGTCAGCGGTATGGCGGACTCGCAGGTTTCGCGATGACGTCGATGACGGGCAATACGGCGTCCGGCGACGCGGCGCGGGTGCCGCTCGTCGGCGGCCAGTTCGTGTTCTTCTGA
- a CDS encoding HlyD family secretion protein, translated as MHHDNLHTAAPPASLGDDPALDARRATRRKRFMVFFAIVLAAALAWLAFWFLSQRYYEDTDDAYVAGSIVQVAAQIPGAVTDVLVADTQVVRAGQTLVRLDDTEASVAFAQAKAQLVQAVRQVANAKISNTMYVEAVNARRADLQLAQRALAARSGASVEIVAPEELARARAAVAGAQANLAAAQAQLDAARALGTRLPVDESPAVVQAAAQFKLAYRNLKRTTIVAPVDGTVGQRSVQVGQQVGPGVPLMSIVQLNRLWIDANFKEGQIRHMRVGQPVEVVSDLYGARIVYRGRVQGFSAGTGSAFSMLPSQNAAGNWIKVVQRVPVVIALDPRDLAAHPLRVGLSMRVTVDTHDRNGHALDSEPPTPAVSTRVHDGVASEAEVAAAAIIRENRGG; from the coding sequence ATGCATCACGACAACCTTCATACCGCCGCGCCGCCGGCCTCACTCGGTGACGACCCTGCGCTCGACGCGCGCCGCGCGACGCGCCGCAAGCGCTTCATGGTGTTCTTCGCGATCGTGCTCGCGGCCGCGCTCGCATGGCTCGCGTTCTGGTTTTTGAGCCAGCGTTACTACGAAGACACCGACGACGCGTATGTCGCGGGCAGCATCGTGCAGGTTGCCGCGCAGATTCCGGGCGCCGTGACCGACGTGCTGGTCGCCGATACGCAGGTCGTGCGCGCGGGGCAGACACTCGTGCGGCTCGACGATACCGAGGCGTCCGTTGCGTTCGCGCAGGCGAAGGCGCAACTCGTGCAGGCCGTACGGCAGGTCGCGAACGCGAAGATCTCGAACACGATGTACGTCGAAGCGGTGAACGCGCGACGGGCCGACCTGCAGCTCGCGCAGCGCGCGCTGGCGGCGCGTTCGGGCGCGTCGGTCGAGATCGTCGCGCCCGAGGAGCTGGCGCGCGCCCGCGCGGCGGTAGCCGGCGCGCAGGCCAACCTGGCGGCCGCGCAGGCGCAGCTCGATGCGGCGCGCGCGCTCGGCACCCGGCTGCCCGTCGACGAAAGCCCGGCCGTCGTGCAGGCGGCCGCGCAGTTCAAGCTCGCCTACCGGAACCTGAAGCGCACGACGATCGTTGCGCCCGTCGACGGCACGGTCGGGCAGCGCTCGGTGCAGGTCGGCCAGCAGGTCGGCCCCGGCGTGCCGCTGATGTCGATCGTGCAGCTCAACCGCTTGTGGATCGACGCGAATTTCAAGGAAGGGCAGATTCGCCACATGCGTGTCGGGCAGCCGGTCGAGGTCGTATCGGACCTCTACGGCGCACGCATCGTCTATCGCGGCCGCGTGCAGGGATTTTCGGCGGGTACGGGCAGCGCGTTCTCGATGCTGCCGTCGCAGAATGCCGCCGGCAACTGGATCAAGGTCGTGCAGCGCGTGCCGGTTGTGATCGCGCTCGATCCGCGCGATCTCGCCGCGCATCCGCTGCGCGTCGGGCTGTCGATGCGCGTGACGGTCGACACGCACGATCGCAACGGCCATGCGCTCGACAGCGAACCGCCGACGCCGGCGGTCAGTACGCGCGTGCACGACGGCGTGGCGAGCGAGGCCGAGGTCGCCGCTGCGGCGATCATTCGGGAGAATCGGGGAGGGTAG
- a CDS encoding efflux transporter outer membrane subunit → MRRMRQAAGSPRGAKGGWSIAAAAALLALGGCVPSGFLPALSLRAPADDALVHTAGPGANGAWPAPDWVKQLQDPQLDDLVAEASRNNPDLQVAQARLRIAQAQLQQFDSLTGLTGTAGATISRARMPKPGDIADVTAGGYRVPVQIFGDPNVSPTSIFVGLNYQLDLWGKNRAATKSLMSLRDAAGVEAEQVRLTLAVAIVTVYCQLDQAYAMRDLLQQKLKISQRVTAVLRERTARGLDNAYDASDASIKRSRLLEQIALNDEQIKLAQLQLGVLSGRGPERGLALQRPRVGAFAGGALPARLPADLLGRRPDIVAARLRVEAAFANADSTRAQFYPDVNLVALGGLFALTPASLFSRDSLAGSVGPAISLPIFDRGRLKAKLGADVAQADVAIGLYNKAVDDALGQVAQLVTSLQTSQTLVAQQQDAVAAAQKIVEIAADRHRRGVLMQKDVDVADLTLIDERAQMIALLGKQRTLRVGLIGALGGGFDARSGASAPASASTPAVRQARGGVAKRGPATAASVSRATATAAPPDTRSAAGASRQAAGSGGTSATGVASRDTATRTSNAAAANNDPTPRGAPASTRTASANLAADPRATPAIPLFQHDRLIVTQSD, encoded by the coding sequence ATGCGGAGGATGAGGCAAGCGGCGGGTTCGCCGCGTGGCGCGAAGGGCGGCTGGTCGATCGCGGCGGCCGCGGCATTGCTCGCATTGGGCGGATGCGTGCCGTCGGGCTTCCTGCCGGCGCTGTCGCTGCGCGCGCCGGCCGACGATGCACTCGTGCATACCGCCGGCCCGGGCGCGAACGGCGCGTGGCCGGCGCCCGACTGGGTGAAGCAGCTGCAGGATCCGCAACTCGACGACCTGGTCGCCGAGGCGTCGCGGAACAATCCCGATCTGCAGGTCGCACAGGCGCGGCTGCGGATCGCGCAGGCGCAGCTTCAGCAGTTCGATTCGCTGACGGGCTTGACGGGCACGGCCGGCGCGACGATCAGCCGCGCGCGGATGCCGAAGCCCGGCGACATCGCCGACGTGACGGCCGGCGGCTATCGCGTGCCGGTGCAGATCTTCGGCGATCCGAACGTGTCGCCGACGTCGATCTTCGTCGGACTGAACTATCAGCTCGACCTGTGGGGCAAGAACCGCGCGGCGACGAAGAGCCTGATGTCGTTGCGCGACGCGGCCGGCGTCGAGGCCGAACAGGTGCGGCTCACGCTCGCCGTCGCGATCGTCACCGTGTATTGCCAGCTCGACCAGGCGTACGCGATGCGCGACCTGTTGCAGCAGAAACTGAAGATCAGCCAGCGCGTGACGGCCGTGCTGCGCGAGCGCACCGCGCGCGGCCTCGACAACGCGTACGACGCGAGCGATGCGTCGATCAAGCGCAGCCGCCTGCTCGAGCAGATCGCGCTGAACGACGAGCAGATCAAGCTCGCGCAACTGCAACTCGGCGTGCTGTCCGGCCGTGGCCCGGAGCGCGGGCTAGCGCTGCAGCGGCCGCGCGTCGGCGCGTTCGCGGGCGGCGCGCTGCCGGCCCGGCTGCCGGCCGATCTGCTGGGCCGCCGGCCCGACATCGTCGCCGCGCGGCTGCGGGTCGAAGCCGCGTTCGCGAATGCCGACTCGACGCGCGCGCAGTTCTATCCGGACGTGAACCTCGTCGCGCTCGGCGGCTTGTTCGCGTTGACGCCCGCATCGTTGTTCTCGCGCGATTCGCTCGCGGGCTCCGTCGGCCCCGCGATCTCGCTGCCGATCTTCGATCGCGGCCGGCTGAAGGCGAAGCTCGGCGCGGACGTCGCGCAGGCCGACGTCGCGATCGGGTTGTACAACAAGGCCGTCGACGATGCGCTCGGGCAGGTCGCGCAGCTCGTCACGTCGCTGCAGACGTCGCAGACGCTCGTCGCGCAGCAGCAGGACGCGGTCGCGGCCGCGCAGAAAATCGTGGAGATCGCGGCGGATCGGCATCGGCGCGGCGTGCTGATGCAGAAGGACGTCGATGTCGCGGATCTCACGCTGATCGACGAGCGCGCGCAGATGATCGCGTTGCTCGGCAAGCAGCGGACGCTGCGGGTCGGGTTGATCGGCGCGCTGGGCGGCGGATTCGACGCGAGGAGCGGGGCGTCGGCGCCCGCTTCGGCATCGACGCCGGCCGTTCGCCAAGCGCGCGGCGGCGTGGCGAAGCGAGGACCGGCGACGGCGGCGAGCGTGAGTCGGGCGACTGCGACGGCGGCGCCGCCCGATACGCGTTCGGCGGCCGGGGCCTCGCGGCAGGCCGCCGGATCCGGCGGCACGTCGGCCACCGGTGTCGCATCGCGCGATACGGCGACCCGTACGTCGAATGCGGCCGCGGCGAACAACGACCCGACGCCACGCGGTGCACCCGCGTCGACCCGTACCGCGTCCGCGAACCTGGCGGCCGACCCGCGCGCGACGCCGGCCATTCCGCTGTTTCAGCATGACCGCCTGATCGTTACGCAAAGCGACTGA
- a CDS encoding glycosyltransferase family 2 protein: protein MTTLGALVILYHPSDAQLDALRGWRHACDALLVVDNTPQPDARARELCARDGIAWLHHGNRGGIAGAYNAGLAALFGDGVDAVALFDQDSSVPAGYFATMRGVCTTLAARAFLAGPRIFDENAQSFLPELATNGIGLRRLSLAPDAPMQRCAFLISSGCVVSRDAFDVLGRFDETLFIDHVDTEYSFRALARNVPLYVVPSLVLPHRIGAKRRHAIGPFEMTSMNHSWQRRYYSARNAVQLGMQYGLRFPVALVPNLLTVWQVVQIALVERDKRAKLAGILFGVADGLFGRLGPLERTRPRLAARAQHVRQG, encoded by the coding sequence ATGACGACACTCGGCGCACTCGTGATCCTCTATCACCCGAGCGACGCGCAGCTCGACGCGCTGCGCGGCTGGCGGCACGCGTGCGACGCGCTGCTCGTCGTCGACAACACGCCGCAGCCGGATGCGCGTGCGCGCGAGCTGTGCGCGCGCGACGGCATCGCGTGGCTGCATCACGGCAATCGCGGCGGGATCGCGGGCGCTTACAACGCGGGGCTCGCGGCGCTGTTCGGCGACGGCGTCGATGCAGTCGCGCTGTTCGATCAGGACTCGTCGGTGCCGGCCGGATACTTCGCGACGATGCGCGGCGTCTGCACAACGCTCGCGGCGCGCGCGTTCCTCGCCGGCCCGCGCATCTTCGACGAGAACGCGCAAAGCTTCCTGCCGGAACTCGCGACGAACGGGATCGGGTTGCGCCGTCTGAGTCTCGCCCCCGACGCACCGATGCAGCGCTGCGCATTCCTGATCTCGTCGGGCTGCGTCGTGTCGCGCGATGCGTTCGACGTGCTCGGCCGCTTCGACGAGACGCTGTTCATCGATCATGTCGACACCGAGTACAGCTTCCGCGCGCTTGCGCGCAACGTGCCGCTCTATGTCGTGCCGTCGCTGGTGCTGCCGCACCGGATCGGCGCGAAACGGCGGCATGCGATCGGCCCTTTCGAAATGACGTCGATGAATCACTCGTGGCAACGGCGCTACTACAGCGCACGCAATGCGGTGCAGCTCGGCATGCAGTACGGGCTGCGCTTTCCGGTGGCGCTCGTGCCGAATCTGCTGACCGTGTGGCAGGTCGTGCAGATCGCGCTCGTCGAGCGTGACAAGCGCGCGAAGCTGGCCGGCATCCTGTTCGGCGTCGCGGACGGTCTGTTCGGCCGCCTCGGCCCGCTCGAGCGCACGCGGCCGCGTCTGGCCGCGCGGGCGCAGCACGTTCGGCAGGGGTGA
- a CDS encoding DHA2 family efflux MFS transporter permease subunit produces the protein MSAASPLRDGPVAPSAFDVPAPVPAAQPVRGIRLALLTFALSLATFIEVLDSTVTNVAVPAISGSLGVSNSQGTWVISSYSVAAAIAVPLTGWLARRVGELRLFVGAVLLFTLTSLLCGLARDLHVLVICRALQGLCSGPMVPLSQTILLRTFPPDKRTIALALWAMTVLLAPIFGPVVGGWIVDNFSWPWIFLINLPIGLFSFAVCTAMLRPDAQRGAAGPIDVPGIVLLVIGVGSLQAMLDLGHDRGWFDSPLIVTLAAVAALAIVSLLIWEAGEAHPVVDLSLFRDRTFSFCVLIISLGMMSFSVVGVVFPLWMQAVMGYNAFHAGLATASLGVLALVFSILVGLHAHRFDARVLATFGFLVFAAVLAWDAHFTLKMTFAQIAAPGLIQGIGLPCFFIPLTAATLSRIPDDRLAAASSLSNFLRTLSAAFGTAMSVTLWDNRATYHYDVVSQSVTHASANTQRFVHTLNAMGVDGVRELTTLHQVVMQQAYMMATNDMFWMASMTCVVLAAMMWLTRPRRGAAASFGH, from the coding sequence ATGAGCGCCGCGTCGCCGCTTCGCGACGGGCCCGTCGCGCCGTCCGCGTTCGACGTGCCGGCGCCCGTACCGGCCGCGCAGCCGGTGCGCGGCATCCGTCTCGCACTGCTGACGTTCGCGCTGTCGCTCGCGACCTTCATCGAGGTGCTGGACTCGACCGTGACGAACGTCGCGGTGCCGGCGATCTCCGGCAGTCTCGGCGTATCGAACAGTCAGGGCACGTGGGTGATCAGCTCGTATTCGGTCGCGGCCGCGATCGCGGTGCCGCTGACCGGCTGGCTCGCACGGCGCGTCGGCGAGCTGCGGTTGTTCGTCGGCGCGGTGCTGCTGTTTACGCTGACGTCGCTGCTGTGCGGGCTCGCGCGCGACCTGCACGTGCTGGTGATCTGCCGCGCGCTGCAGGGCCTGTGCTCGGGGCCGATGGTGCCGCTGTCGCAGACGATCCTGCTGCGCACGTTCCCGCCGGACAAGCGCACGATCGCGCTCGCGCTGTGGGCGATGACCGTGCTGCTCGCGCCGATCTTCGGGCCGGTGGTCGGCGGCTGGATCGTCGACAACTTCTCGTGGCCGTGGATCTTCCTGATCAATTTGCCGATCGGGCTGTTCTCGTTCGCGGTGTGCACCGCGATGCTGCGCCCCGACGCGCAGCGCGGCGCGGCCGGCCCGATCGACGTGCCGGGCATCGTGCTGCTCGTGATCGGCGTCGGCTCGCTGCAGGCGATGCTCGATCTCGGTCACGACCGCGGCTGGTTCGATTCGCCGCTGATCGTCACGCTCGCGGCGGTCGCGGCGCTCGCGATCGTGTCGCTGCTGATCTGGGAGGCGGGCGAAGCGCATCCCGTCGTCGATCTGAGCCTGTTTCGCGACCGCACGTTCTCGTTCTGCGTGCTGATCATCTCGCTCGGGATGATGAGCTTCTCCGTGGTCGGCGTCGTGTTTCCGCTGTGGATGCAGGCCGTGATGGGCTACAACGCGTTCCACGCGGGGCTCGCGACCGCGTCGCTCGGCGTGCTCGCGCTGGTGTTCTCGATCCTCGTCGGGCTGCATGCGCACCGCTTCGACGCGCGCGTGCTCGCGACGTTCGGTTTCCTCGTCTTCGCGGCCGTGCTCGCATGGGACGCGCATTTCACGCTGAAGATGACGTTCGCGCAGATCGCCGCGCCGGGGCTGATCCAGGGGATCGGGCTGCCGTGCTTCTTCATTCCGCTGACTGCCGCCACGCTGTCGCGCATTCCGGACGACCGGCTCGCCGCCGCGTCGAGCCTGTCGAATTTCCTGCGTACGCTGTCGGCCGCATTCGGCACCGCGATGAGCGTGACGCTGTGGGACAACCGCGCGACCTATCACTACGACGTCGTCTCGCAATCGGTCACGCATGCGTCCGCCAACACGCAGCGCTTCGTGCACACGCTGAACGCGATGGGCGTGGACGGCGTGCGCGAACTGACGACGCTGCATCAGGTCGTGATGCAGCAGGCGTACATGATGGCGACCAACGACATGTTCTGGATGGCGAGCATGACGTGCGTCGTGCTTGCCGCGATGATGTGGCTGACGCGGCCCAGGCGCGGCGCGGCAGCATCGTTCGGGCATTGA
- a CDS encoding glycosyltransferase: MAKMIVTAIGSAGDVHPMLGIARTLAARGHEVVFCTHAPFEAAVRRCGFAFVPVGTAADYDAAMANPALWDPRTSFRTLWQVIAPTLRPHYDALRALTDADTVLVGTLWAFSARFMQELHGTPYVSVQVSPSTLLSAHAPPTHPRLTIPARWPLPVKSALMTLIERQVLDRVCGPALDAVRGELGLAPARRVLGRWLHSTDGVLCLFPRWFAPPQPDWPSNHLQSGFPLFNDIAAADDAALDAFLAAGEPPVVFTAGSTLVDHAAYARAVADALRATGVRGILLTPHDDAAQTGDRLLVRRFVPMRALLPRCRALVHHGGIGTAALACEAGIVQVVTPFAHDQFDNAQRVVANGCGVRVDGPLDGARLGAALARVLEEPAFAVHAERTRALLAAAPDGCGAAADFIERFVPRRGRLAARADVAVAGA, encoded by the coding sequence ATGGCGAAGATGATCGTGACCGCGATCGGTTCGGCGGGCGACGTGCATCCGATGCTCGGCATCGCGCGCACGCTCGCGGCGCGCGGTCACGAGGTCGTGTTCTGTACGCATGCGCCGTTCGAGGCGGCCGTGCGCCGCTGCGGGTTCGCGTTCGTGCCGGTCGGCACCGCGGCCGACTACGACGCGGCGATGGCGAACCCGGCGCTGTGGGATCCCCGCACGTCGTTCCGTACGCTGTGGCAGGTGATCGCGCCGACGCTGCGCCCGCATTACGACGCCCTGCGCGCGCTGACCGATGCCGACACGGTGCTGGTCGGCACGCTGTGGGCATTTTCCGCGCGCTTCATGCAGGAACTGCACGGCACGCCGTACGTGTCGGTGCAGGTGTCGCCGTCGACGCTGCTGTCCGCGCATGCGCCGCCGACCCACCCGCGCCTGACGATTCCCGCACGCTGGCCGTTGCCGGTGAAGTCGGCGCTGATGACGCTGATCGAGCGGCAGGTGCTCGACCGCGTGTGCGGCCCGGCGCTCGACGCGGTGCGCGGCGAGCTCGGGCTTGCGCCCGCGCGGCGCGTGCTCGGCCGCTGGCTGCATTCGACCGACGGCGTGCTGTGCCTGTTTCCCCGCTGGTTCGCGCCGCCGCAGCCGGACTGGCCGTCGAACCATCTGCAAAGCGGTTTTCCGTTGTTCAACGACATCGCCGCCGCCGACGATGCGGCGCTCGATGCGTTTCTCGCGGCCGGCGAGCCGCCGGTCGTGTTCACGGCAGGTTCGACGCTCGTCGATCACGCGGCGTATGCGCGCGCGGTGGCGGACGCGCTGCGCGCGACCGGCGTGCGCGGGATCCTGCTGACGCCGCACGACGATGCGGCGCAGACCGGCGACCGGCTGCTCGTGCGCCGTTTCGTGCCGATGCGCGCGCTGCTGCCGCGTTGCCGCGCACTCGTGCATCACGGCGGGATCGGCACGGCGGCGCTCGCGTGCGAAGCCGGCATCGTGCAGGTCGTCACGCCGTTCGCGCACGACCAGTTCGACAACGCGCAACGCGTCGTCGCGAACGGCTGCGGCGTGCGGGTCGACGGCCCGCTCGACGGCGCGCGGCTCGGCGCGGCGCTCGCGCGCGTGCTCGAAGAACCCGCGTTCGCGGTACACGCCGAGCGTACGCGCGCGCTGCTCGCAGCCGCGCCGGACGGCTGCGGCGCGGCCGCCGATTTCATCGAACGGTTCGTGCCCAGGCGCGGGCGGCTGGCCGCGCGGGCCGACGTTGCGGTGGCCGGCGCATGA
- a CDS encoding methyltransferase family protein, with protein MNIVQTIAIVVPWAAWLAYWIATSQGVKATVRKEASRSRTLQSIPLIVGGALIILPDPSWQALAPDWHRFGLQAQCGLAVLVAGLLFSVWARLHLGTNWSVSVTLKEDHELVRTGPYALVRHPIYTGCLIALVGAALIGGEWRGAIGVLLVFASLAYKVRVEESWLTGYFGPAYVQYRREVAALIPGFY; from the coding sequence GTGAATATCGTTCAGACCATCGCCATCGTCGTTCCGTGGGCCGCGTGGCTCGCGTACTGGATCGCCACGTCGCAGGGCGTCAAGGCGACCGTGCGCAAGGAAGCGTCGCGCTCGCGCACGCTGCAGTCGATTCCGCTGATCGTCGGCGGCGCGCTGATCATCCTGCCCGATCCGTCGTGGCAGGCGCTCGCGCCCGACTGGCACCGCTTCGGGCTGCAGGCGCAGTGCGGGCTCGCGGTGCTGGTGGCCGGCCTGTTGTTCTCGGTGTGGGCGCGGCTGCATCTGGGCACGAACTGGAGCGTATCGGTCACGCTGAAGGAAGATCACGAGCTCGTGCGCACGGGGCCGTATGCGCTCGTGCGTCACCCGATCTACACCGGCTGCCTGATCGCGCTGGTCGGCGCCGCGCTGATCGGCGGCGAATGGCGCGGCGCGATCGGCGTGCTGCTCGTGTTCGCGTCCCTTGCGTACAAGGTGCGCGTCGAAGAAAGCTGGCTGACCGGATATTTCGGGCCGGCCTACGTGCAGTATCGCCGCGAAGTGGCGGCGCTGATTCCCGGCTTTTACTGA